In one window of Agrobacterium larrymoorei DNA:
- a CDS encoding benzoate/H(+) symporter BenE family transporter, giving the protein MLKDFSVQSLFMGCLTAFVGFASSFAVVLQGLKAVGATDFEAASGIMALSVAMGVCAIVLSAATRLPVSIAWSTPGAALLATTGVIDGGFPAAVGAFIICAVFIIIAGLFKPLGRAVASIPAPLANAMLSGVIIGLCFAPIKAIGFNPAFGLPIILAWIIVGAFKRLFAVPAALAAFVLVMIFGVDIPAGALDSLSQSLAPPMEWVTPIFSLHAVVSIALPLFIVTMASQNIPGIAVLKVHNYDPQPGSLFATTGFFSLLSAPFGGHAVNLAAITAAMCAGEDAHADPKRRYWAAIIGGVGYIIFGLLAGVVTAFVALAPPILIQAVAGLALVGAFSGSAVAAFKEPETREAAAITFLITASGLSFAGISGAFWGLIGGGVMMGLQRVVSARKEK; this is encoded by the coding sequence ATGCTGAAAGATTTTTCCGTTCAATCCCTTTTCATGGGCTGCCTAACCGCTTTCGTCGGTTTTGCCAGTTCCTTTGCCGTCGTTCTGCAAGGGTTGAAGGCGGTTGGTGCGACGGATTTTGAGGCGGCTTCGGGGATCATGGCGCTGTCTGTTGCCATGGGCGTTTGCGCCATCGTGCTGTCGGCGGCAACGCGCTTGCCGGTCAGCATCGCCTGGTCCACGCCCGGCGCCGCGTTGCTGGCAACGACTGGCGTCATCGACGGCGGTTTTCCGGCAGCAGTCGGCGCGTTCATTATCTGCGCGGTCTTCATCATCATTGCGGGTTTGTTCAAGCCGCTGGGCCGCGCCGTGGCCTCCATTCCGGCACCACTGGCCAATGCCATGCTATCCGGCGTCATCATCGGCCTGTGCTTTGCGCCGATCAAGGCCATCGGCTTCAACCCGGCCTTCGGCCTGCCGATCATTCTTGCCTGGATCATTGTCGGTGCCTTCAAGCGCCTGTTTGCCGTGCCCGCTGCCTTGGCTGCTTTCGTGCTGGTCATGATTTTCGGCGTCGATATTCCCGCAGGCGCACTCGATTCGTTATCTCAATCGCTCGCGCCGCCGATGGAGTGGGTAACGCCGATATTCAGCCTTCATGCCGTCGTCTCGATTGCGCTGCCGCTTTTCATCGTCACCATGGCCTCGCAGAATATTCCCGGCATCGCCGTGCTGAAAGTTCATAATTACGATCCGCAGCCCGGCTCGCTTTTTGCGACAACCGGCTTTTTCTCCCTGCTTTCCGCGCCTTTTGGCGGGCACGCGGTCAACCTTGCCGCCATCACCGCTGCCATGTGCGCGGGCGAGGATGCCCATGCCGATCCGAAGCGCCGCTATTGGGCCGCCATCATCGGCGGCGTGGGCTACATCATTTTCGGCCTGCTCGCTGGCGTCGTCACCGCCTTCGTGGCACTCGCCCCGCCGATCCTTATTCAGGCCGTAGCCGGACTTGCACTGGTGGGCGCCTTTTCCGGCTCAGCCGTGGCAGCGTTCAAAGAACCGGAAACACGCGAAGCCGCCGCCATAACCTTCCTCATCACGGCGTCAGGCCTGTCATTTGCGGGCATTTCCGGCGCATTCTGGGGACTGATCGGCGGCGGGGTGATGATGGGTCTTCAGCGGGTGGTCAGTGCTAGAAAGGAAAAGTAA
- a CDS encoding DUF930 domain-containing protein: MQATAPQSWNGLGPLGTSAIFHLAAIFALIFLHFTPLKPAAPESTVSVELLPADSFDDKNTAEPSEEPKVDARAENVTREADVAKPLSPESPATKDQTEEGSPTSSAPKTETKSSTFVRASHFYASEVLKNSKSKGTASDLRKLSPEERMIQLCNLEAMEQVSRWKTRIKADFLVSYAMADTRRNGQKITADGAAVRSKGHWYNLKYSCQVAASMEAVDAFEFALGDEIPEAKWDAYSLPAGENFDD, from the coding sequence ATGCAGGCAACCGCACCACAGAGCTGGAATGGACTGGGGCCTTTGGGCACATCCGCTATTTTCCATCTCGCGGCGATATTCGCTCTCATCTTCCTGCATTTCACCCCGCTGAAGCCTGCCGCGCCTGAAAGCACGGTTTCCGTCGAGTTGCTGCCTGCGGATAGTTTTGACGACAAAAATACGGCTGAGCCTTCCGAAGAGCCGAAGGTCGATGCCAGAGCCGAAAACGTTACGCGGGAAGCCGATGTGGCGAAGCCGCTTTCCCCAGAAAGTCCTGCGACGAAGGACCAGACCGAGGAAGGGTCTCCAACTTCAAGCGCCCCGAAGACCGAAACCAAATCCAGCACCTTTGTTCGCGCCAGTCATTTCTATGCATCGGAGGTTTTGAAGAATTCGAAAAGCAAAGGCACCGCCAGCGATTTGCGAAAACTCAGCCCAGAGGAGCGGATGATCCAGTTGTGCAATCTGGAAGCAATGGAGCAGGTCAGCCGCTGGAAAACCCGCATCAAGGCAGACTTCCTCGTGTCCTATGCCATGGCAGATACGCGCCGTAACGGGCAGAAAATCACCGCAGATGGAGCCGCCGTCAGGAGCAAAGGCCACTGGTACAATCTCAAATATTCCTGTCAGGTCGCCGCAAGCATGGAGGCGGTCGATGCGTTTGAATTCGCGCTGGGCGATGAGATACCGGAAGCCAAGTGGGACGCGTACAGCCTGCCAGCGGGCGAGAATTTCGATGACTGA